The genomic stretch CGGGCAGCCCCGCACCCACAGCACTGCAGCCAAGGATTTGAACACCATGATTGAACTCGCCGTCTTTGACATGGCCGGAACCACTGTCGATGACCACGGAATTGTCTACATCGCCCTCAAGGACGCCGTGGAGGAGACCGGGGCCCCGGTGTCGGCGGCGGACCTGCAGGAGTGGATGGGCGCCGACAAGGTTTCTGCCATCACGGCCCTCATGAAGCTTGGCGGACAGGAGCCCGACGGCGGCCGGGTCGCCGCCGCGTTTGTTCGCTTCCGCGAGATCCTGGCCGAACGCTATGCGGCCACCCCGCCCGTGGCACTGCCGGGCGTGGCGGAGGCCATCGAAACGCTGCGCGGCCGCGGCATCAAGGTTGCGCTTACCACCGGCTTTGACGACGGCGTTGCCTACCCGCTGCTCGAATCGCTCGGTTGGGCAGTTGGGGCGGGGGAGGGGACGATGGTCGATGCCGTTGTCACCACCTCCGACGTGGCGCAGGGCCGGCCCGCGCCCTACATGATCCACCGGGCCATGGAGCGCACCGGCGTGCACAACGTCCGTGCCGTGCTGGCCGCCGGGGACACGGTGGTCGACATGCAGGCGGGGCGCAATGCCGGAGCCATCGCCGTGGGTGTGCTGACCGGCAAGCTCGGCCGCGCCGAACTGGCGGCCGTGTCCCACGACCACATCCTGGCCGGTGTGGCGGACGTTCCGGGACTGGCGGAGACGCAGCCGGGGGCCTGACCGCCGGCCAAGCCGGTGCGCCGGGGCAGGCCGTTCCGGCGCACCTCTGGACAACAACGGCGCAGGCGGCACTAGAGTTGATGGAGCGCCGGGAAGTGTGGCGCCCCTTTCGCCCCTCCCCGTGTAAAGAGCCCCACCACCATGAACCAGAACACGGTCCGCGCAGCCGCGGTCGCCACCTTCTCCGTCTTTGCCATCAACGGCTTCGTCTTCGCCAGCTGGGCCGCGCGCATCCCCGCCGTCACACGCATCCTTGACCTGACCGCCGGGGAGATGGGCCTGCTGCTGCTGACCATCGCAGCCGGCTCCGTGATTGCACTGCCGCTGGCCGGGACCGTGGTGGCGCGGATCGGCACGGCACATACCATCCGCACCGGCGGCTTCACCGCGGCGTTTGGCGGGCTCATCATTTCCCTGGCCCTTTCCCAGCACAATGTTCCGCTGACCGCCGTGGGGCTGTTCTTCTTCGGCATCGGGATCGGCCTGTGGGACGTGGCCCAGAACATCGAGGGCGCCGACGTGGAACGCCACCTCGGCCGCACCGTCATGCCCCAGTTCCATGCAGGGTTCTCCGGCGGGGCGCTCATCGGCGCCCTTGTTGGAGCCGGCCTTTCCGCCCTGGACGTGAGCATGTCGGCGCACCTGCTGGTCATTGTGCTGGGCGTGTCGGTGGCAATGGTGTTCGTGCCCAAGCTGTTCCTGCCCGAAACCGCCACCAGCGGCAGCCGCAGCTCCGCCGCGGACAAGGCCGGGAAGGGTCGCAGCGCCTGGACCGAAAAGCGCACGCTCATGGTGGGCCTGGTGGTCCTGGGCGCGGCCCTCACGGAAGGTTCCGCCAACGACTGGATCGCCAAGGCAACGGTTGACGGGCTGGGCTCCACCGAGGCCGGCGGGGCCATCATGTTCGCCGTCTTCGTCGCCTCCATGACGCTGTTCAGGTTCTTTGGCGGAAGCTTCGTGGACAAGTTTGGCCGCGTCCCCGTGCTGTACGGCAGCCTCGGCTCGGCGCTGCTGGGCCTGGTGGTCTTTGTTGTGGCGCCGAATCTCCTGCTCGCCGCCGTGGGAGCCGTATTGTGGGGCGCCGGGTCCGCCATGGGCTTCCCCATGGGCATGAGCGCCGCCGCCGACGACCCCGCCCGGGCAGCCGCCCGCGTCTCCGTGGTCTCGACCATCGGCTACGTGGCGTTCCTCGCGGGTCCTCCGCTGCTGGGCTTCCTGGGCGACCACTTCACGATCCGCTGGGCGCTGCTCGCGATCGCGGTGGCCATCATTGCCTCCATCCTGACCGCCCCGGCCGCCAAGCCGCTGCCGAAGTCGGAATACGAGAACGCAGCGAACTAGCCCGGCATATGCTGGCCCAGGCATTTGTTCCTGGCCACGGCCCACACCAGCAGGACCATGCCGGCTCCGAGCAGCGCCCCCGCAATGGTGTCGGAGAGCCAATGGGCGCCCAGATAGGTGCGGCTGTACATCATGGCCACGCTGAGGATGGCGCCGCTGACCCACATCCACAGCCTGCCAAGCACGACGGCGGTTGCCACCATGGCAGCCACCGTGGCACTTACATGCCCGGAAGGGTATGAGTCCGAGCTGACATGCACCAGCCGGTCCAGCGGGCGCGGGCGGCCCACAAGGAACTTGACGAGGTGGGTCAGGCCCAGCGCGCCAAGGTTTGCGCCTGCGGTAAACAGTGCCAGTCGCCAGTGGCGGCGGGCCAGCACCAGTAACAGCGCCACGGCGTAGATGTACATGCCGGCGTTGCCCACGAAGTTCAGCACGAGATTTGCCTGGGTGAGCCACGGCGTGCGCGAGGACAGCATGAAAAGGTACCAGTCGTCGTCGTACTTCTGAAAGGGCGGGTTGTTGCCGGTGGCCCACACCAGCAGGCCCCCGGCCAGCATGAGCGCCAGGGCGGGCAGCGATGCCCAGAGAAGGCGGGACCGGGCCCAGTCGAGGGGGCGCAGTGCGGCGGTGCGGAGAGCAGTTTGGACCATGGGGCAAGTCTAGGGCGGCGGGCCTGTCATCCCTTGTGACTACCCTGAGTGAACCCTGAATCATCCCTGAGATAGATGTAATACGGCATTCCGTTGCGTACCGTGGTTATAGATTCGCACGCCGTGCCGCAATGGGCCGGCGGTCACCCGAGGGGGAACCCACATGATTGAGGCAGTAAACCTGGCCAAGCACTACGGTGCCAAGACGGCCGTCGGCGGTGTCACGTTCACCGTCAAGCCGGGAATGGTGACGGGCTTCCTGGGCCCCAACGGCGCCGGCAAGTCCACCACGATGCGCATGATCGTGGGACTGGACAAGCCCACCCGCGGCACGGTCACCGTCAACGGCAAGCCGTTTGAACAGCACCGCGACCCGCTGCACCAGGTGGGCGCCCTGCTCGATGCCAAGGCCGTGCACACGTCCCGCAGCGCGTACAACCACCTGCTGGCCATGGCCGCCACGCACAACATCCCCACCCGCCGCGTCAACGAGGTCATCGACATGACAGGCCTGGGCCCGGTGGCCAAGAAGAAGGCCGGCGGCTTCTCCCTCGGCATGGGCCAGCGGCTGGGCATCGCCTCGGCACTGCTGGGCGATCCCCAGACCCTGATCCTGGACGAGCCCGTCAACGGCCTGGACCCCGAAGGCGTGCTGTGGGTGCGCAACCTGGCCCGCTACCTGGCCTCCGAGGGCAAGACCGTGTTCCTGTCCTCGCACCTCATGAGCGAAATGGCGCAGACCGCCGACCACCTCATCGTGATCGGCCGCGGCCAGATCATCGCCGACGCGCCGATAGCCCAGATCCTGGCCGGTTCGGACAAGGCCAAGATCCGCGTCCGCACCTCCGAGGTCACGCGCCTGAGCCAGCTGCTGGGCGGTGCCGGCGTCAACGTGGCCTGCCACGAAAACGAGACCCTTGAGGTCACGGGCCTCGATGCCCGCCAGATCGCGGCCACCGCCCTGGAGAACCAGGTGCTCGTGTACGAGCTGACGCCCATGAACGGCTCCCTGGAGGACGCGTACTTCAACCTCACGAAGGACGAGGTCGAATACCACTCCCAACAATTCAATGACCAAGCCCCCGTTGCTGTGAAGGGACTCTAAAGATGAGCACGACGACGATTTCCTCACCCTCGCGCGCCGCCGGTGGCACCGGGCTGTCCTTTGCCGGCATCCTCCGCAGTGAATGGATCAAGTTCCGTTCCCTGCGCTCCACCCAGCTGTTGCTGCTGTTCACCTTCCTGGCTGTTGTGGGCGTTGGCGCCATGACGGCCTGGGTACAGGCACTGTCCCTTGACGGGATTATGCAGCACGGCATGGGCATGGGTGCTCCCGGGTCGCCGGAGAGCAAGATGACGCTCGACCAGGCCACCGCTGCCATGGGCGTCAACCTCTACGGGATCCCGAACGCGGGCCTGCAGATCGGCATCTTGATCCTGGGCTCCCTGGCCGTGCTGTTCATCTCTTCTGAATTTGGCACCGGCATGATCCGCTCCACCCTCACCGCTGTCCCCAAGCGACTGCCGGTCTTCTTCGCCAAGGCAGCCGTCCTGGTGGTGGTTTCCTACGTCCTGACCCTGGTGGCCGCCGTTGCCACGACGGTTGTGGCCATGCCCATCTTCAGCGCCTACGGGATTGAGATCTCCTTTGGCCTGGACGGCATTGTCTACTCAATCCTCATGGGCGGGCTCTATGTGGCCGGCGTGGCCCTGATCGGCCTGTCCCTGGGCACGCTGCTGCGCAGCTCCGCAGGCGGCATCATCGTCTTGGTGGTGGTATTTTTCCTCCTCGACTTCGGCACCCAGCTCATGAGCTTCATCCCCGGTGAGTTCTGGAAGTACGTCAACCAGTACGTGCCCAGCGTGGCCGGCGGCCGCATGCTGGAGATCAACGACAAGGTGGCCTTCATCAGCCCCGGGGCCGGAGCGCTGATCTTCGTCGGCTGGATCCTGCTCTTCATGATTCCGGCACTCATCGCCCTCAAGACCCGTGACGTCTAGAAACGGTCCGGCGCCCCGCACGGGGCCCTGAC from Arthrobacter stackebrandtii encodes the following:
- a CDS encoding phosphonatase-like hydrolase, which gives rise to MSGQPRTHSTAAKDLNTMIELAVFDMAGTTVDDHGIVYIALKDAVEETGAPVSAADLQEWMGADKVSAITALMKLGGQEPDGGRVAAAFVRFREILAERYAATPPVALPGVAEAIETLRGRGIKVALTTGFDDGVAYPLLESLGWAVGAGEGTMVDAVVTTSDVAQGRPAPYMIHRAMERTGVHNVRAVLAAGDTVVDMQAGRNAGAIAVGVLTGKLGRAELAAVSHDHILAGVADVPGLAETQPGA
- a CDS encoding MFS transporter codes for the protein MNQNTVRAAAVATFSVFAINGFVFASWAARIPAVTRILDLTAGEMGLLLLTIAAGSVIALPLAGTVVARIGTAHTIRTGGFTAAFGGLIISLALSQHNVPLTAVGLFFFGIGIGLWDVAQNIEGADVERHLGRTVMPQFHAGFSGGALIGALVGAGLSALDVSMSAHLLVIVLGVSVAMVFVPKLFLPETATSGSRSSAADKAGKGRSAWTEKRTLMVGLVVLGAALTEGSANDWIAKATVDGLGSTEAGGAIMFAVFVASMTLFRFFGGSFVDKFGRVPVLYGSLGSALLGLVVFVVAPNLLLAAVGAVLWGAGSAMGFPMGMSAAADDPARAAARVSVVSTIGYVAFLAGPPLLGFLGDHFTIRWALLAIAVAIIASILTAPAAKPLPKSEYENAAN
- a CDS encoding phosphatase PAP2 family protein is translated as MVQTALRTAALRPLDWARSRLLWASLPALALMLAGGLLVWATGNNPPFQKYDDDWYLFMLSSRTPWLTQANLVLNFVGNAGMYIYAVALLLVLARRHWRLALFTAGANLGALGLTHLVKFLVGRPRPLDRLVHVSSDSYPSGHVSATVAAMVATAVVLGRLWMWVSGAILSVAMMYSRTYLGAHWLSDTIAGALLGAGMVLLVWAVARNKCLGQHMPG
- a CDS encoding ABC transporter ATP-binding protein, whose product is MIEAVNLAKHYGAKTAVGGVTFTVKPGMVTGFLGPNGAGKSTTMRMIVGLDKPTRGTVTVNGKPFEQHRDPLHQVGALLDAKAVHTSRSAYNHLLAMAATHNIPTRRVNEVIDMTGLGPVAKKKAGGFSLGMGQRLGIASALLGDPQTLILDEPVNGLDPEGVLWVRNLARYLASEGKTVFLSSHLMSEMAQTADHLIVIGRGQIIADAPIAQILAGSDKAKIRVRTSEVTRLSQLLGGAGVNVACHENETLEVTGLDARQIAATALENQVLVYELTPMNGSLEDAYFNLTKDEVEYHSQQFNDQAPVAVKGL
- a CDS encoding ABC transporter permease, producing MSTTTISSPSRAAGGTGLSFAGILRSEWIKFRSLRSTQLLLLFTFLAVVGVGAMTAWVQALSLDGIMQHGMGMGAPGSPESKMTLDQATAAMGVNLYGIPNAGLQIGILILGSLAVLFISSEFGTGMIRSTLTAVPKRLPVFFAKAAVLVVVSYVLTLVAAVATTVVAMPIFSAYGIEISFGLDGIVYSILMGGLYVAGVALIGLSLGTLLRSSAGGIIVLVVVFFLLDFGTQLMSFIPGEFWKYVNQYVPSVAGGRMLEINDKVAFISPGAGALIFVGWILLFMIPALIALKTRDV